From a single Porites lutea chromosome 10, jaPorLute2.1, whole genome shotgun sequence genomic region:
- the LOC140950314 gene encoding uncharacterized protein, giving the protein MNGFDARASLRDVHWDENSSQQDRFGPGYFFWQNQAAMQARNYGNFMPTAPIVTTEPVWAPSHAASYTNLEAGSSATTSPSRPSTPDSLTDSSAGTEERSKGGRAYEKWTDGEQFTLVQLWRDKHSRLESRHARQVWEEIAQELSKKTKRTITSTQCQRKMKHLKERYKAAKDHNRNQTGGDRKTAPFYDEIDSVLGCREIVTFSHVEESSSSTASSTGNSKGKQRKDVQDGDGDTAKEDAALDEALDTFGLNKKRPKKSQQRDDRKRAAKKRKSLPKEADHESDAVDESALFAQSIEKLQAQGDRLTGVLESMERNQSEQLKLMDRFMTTFAKAMQPEAKDN; this is encoded by the coding sequence ATGAACGGTTTCGATGCTAGAGCTAGTCTTCGCGACGTTCATTGGGATGAAAATTCTTCCCAACAAGATCGTTTTGGGCCCGGATATTTCTTTTGGCAGAATCAGGCGGCCATGCAAGCAAGGAATTATGGCAATTTTATGCCGACTGCCCCGATCGTGACCACTGAGCCAGTTTGGGCGCCATCACACGCTGCATCCTACACCAACCTCGAGGCGGGTTCGAGCGCCACAACTTCTCCTTCGCGGCCGTCAACGCCTGATTCCCTTACGGACTCCAGCGCTGGCACGGAAGAGCGATCCAAAGGAGGTAGAGCGTATGAAAAGTGGACAGACGGAGAACAATTTACCCTTGTTCAGTTGTGGCGTGACAAACACTCAAGGCTCGAATCCAGGCACGCAAGGCAGGTTTGGGAGGAGATAGCTCAAGAACTATCGAAGAAGACCAAAAGGACGATCACCAGCACCCAGTGTCAACGCAAAATGAAGCATTTGAAAGAACGATATAAGGCCGCTAAGGATCATAATCGCAATCAGACCGGCGGTGATAGGAAAACTGCACCATTCTATGATGAGATAGATTCTGTGCTGGGTTGCAGGGAAATCGTGACTTTTAGTCACGTTGAAGAGTCAAGTTCTTCTACTGCTTCCTCCACAGGAAATagtaaaggaaaacaaagaaaagatgtCCAAGATGGTGATGGGGATACTGCAAAGGAAGATGCCGCCTTGGATGAGGCCCTTGATACCTTCGGCTTAAACAAAAAGCGACCAAAAAAGAGCCAACAGAGAGATGATAGGAAGCGTGCCGCCAAAAAGAGGAAATCTCTTCCCAAAGAGGCTGATCATGAGAGTGATGCTGTCGATGAATCTGCCTTGTTTGCTCAAAGTATTGAGAAACTTCAGGCGCAAGGAGATAGACTAACAGGGGTGTTGGAGTCCATGGAGCGCAATCAATCCGAGCAGCTCAAGCTCATGGATAGGTTTATGACCACTTTTGCGAAGGCAATGCAGCCTGAAGCAAAGGACAACTGA